The DNA sequence ATACTAATAGATCGAGTACTTAACTATCTTTAATTTGATTCTTGTCTAACGCTCTTATTTAGTTTTCAGGGTGCAAATATCCCTTGAAAAAAGGCTTGCATTCTCTATAGGAAATAGGATATAATAGTCTTCGTTCTTAAGAGAAGTATGTCTGGCAGTGATGGCGGGGAGGTCACACCTGTTCCCATACCGAACACAGCAGTTAAGTTCCCCAGCGCCGATGGTAGTTGAGGCTTTGCCTCTGCAAGAGTAGGACGCCGCCAGGCCATTGAAAAAACCCATTCATTAAATGAATGGGTTTTTTTGTTGTTTAAATAAATGCTGTTTAGGGTATTATGTTTTATCTCTTTTAACAAGCGTGCTTTATAAGCATACTATGTTCCTCAACGCTGGTTCTCGGTGTTTTCAATAACTGGCCATTCGCTAAAGACCTAAATAGGAGGATCAATCTTATCGAGAGAATCAGTGTGTAAAGGGGGGAGGCTGTCCTTCCTTATAATAAATTTTTCTTCTATTTAGTCCAGCTCTGCATATAATGAAGTCTAACGTGAAGGGTGTGGAGCATAATGACCTTTATTAGTGAGCATTTCTTTACAATGGTAGCGAGACTGCTGTTAATTCTTCTGTTGTCAGGTTTAATTGGATTTGAACGGGAGCTGAAGAATCACTCAGCTGGATTCCGTACTCATATATTGGTTGGGATTGGTTCTTGTCTGATGATGCTGCTCTCCTTATATGGTTTTAAGGACTTTCTCGATTTTGACTATGTAAGGTATGATCCAGCACGGATTCCCTCCTATGTTGTAAGTGGAGTCGGTTTTCTTGGTGCCGGTACAATTATGGTATATGGTGGCACAATCAGAGGGTTGACGACGGCTGCCTCCATTTGGGCTGTAGCTGGCCTTGGGTTAGTTGTCGGTGCGGGAATGTATGATATCGCTGTCATAACGACCATTATTATTTTACTAAGTCTCGTATTTCTGAATAACCTGGAAAAGCTTTTTGTGCGTTCTATCAGTGTCCATGTTCTTGAAATCATTGTGACTAATGATTTTAAGGCAGATGAGTTTGTAAGATTGATGCGAAAGCAGGAGATTGATATTCAGAATATCGAGTTTGCCAAATCTGATACAGAGCTGAGACGTATCTTTGTTAAAATTAAGCCTTCAGATAGAGACTCACTCACAATGTTTATGAACGACGCTAGCCAGTTACTAGGGGTAGAAAATATTACTAGAAGAGTGTAGAAAGTAAGCAAAGTATTTTTAAACAGGTTTGTTTTTATTAATTTTGTTTAAAATGTTATAGACAGGACATTGGCAAACGCTCTTCATTTCCAGTATAATATTAACTAGGTCAAAGTTAGTCAAAGTCAAGATATATAGCAAGCAGTCTTCCTAACTGGAACTGTTCAGAGGGAGGTGGGGCAGCGTGAGCAATATCTCAAATATTATTGAGCAATACTTAAAACAGGTTTTGCAAGCTCAAGAGCAGAAAATGATTGAAATCAAACGCAGCGAAATTGCTGACAGATTCCAATGCGTTCCATCACAGATTAATTATGTGATTAATACGCGTTTTACTGCTGAAAAAGGGTATATAGTAGAGAGCAAACGTGGCGGTGGCGGTTATATCCGCATTATTCGAATTGAGCATGAAGATCAAGCAGCCCTTATTGATGATGTCATTGGGATGATCGGGGATAGTGTAAGCCAACAGGCAGCAGTAGACGTCCTTGAAAGATTGGCTGAGGAAGAAGTCATTTCTCCTCGGGAGGCCAGAATCATGCTAAGTGCAGTGGAACGTAATACATTATCATTCCAGTTGCCATTACGTGATGAAGTTCGTGCAAGGATTCTTAAGGCAATGCTTTCAGCTTTAAAGTATATGAATGAGTCATAAAGGGGGATGGGTGATGGAGTGTCAAGATTGTCATGAACGTGATGCTACCCTCCACTTTGCACAATCTGTAAATGGACAGAAAAAAGAAGTGCATCTTTGTGAACAATGCGCCAAGGAAAGAGGGTACTTGTCCGGGCAAGAAGATGGCTATTCATTGCAGGACCTTTTGTTTGGTCTGTTTAATATGGAACCGGCATCTCAGAAGACAGAGCCGGTAAGTCAAAAGGAACCGACAAGATGCCCGAAATGCGGTATGAGCTTTACGGAATTTAAAAGGATTGGTAAGTTCGGCTGTGCTGAATGCTACTACACCTTCTCTGACAAGCTAGACCCAGTATTCCGGCGCGTACATAGTGGTAATATTCGTCATCAAGGTAAAATTCCAAAACGCAAGGGTGGATCTCTGCATATTAAAAAGCAGATACTCGGTTTAAGAAGCGAGCTTCAGCATTTAATTGAACAAGAGAACTTTGAGGAAGCCGCCGAGGTTCGTGATGAAATTCGCGCACTGGAAAGGAAGCAGACTGAACATCGGGAAGCAGGTGATGAAAGATGAGCCTGAATCATTTTATTGATGAAGCGTTGAGCCCGTGGATGAGAGAAGAAGGCCCGGACAGCGATATCGTCATGAGTAGCCGAATCAGACTGGCACGCAACTTCAGTGATGTTGTTTTTCCAATCATTGCAGATGAGCGTGAATTGCGGCGAGTGACAGATTTCATAGGAAATGAATTTGCTGACAAGTCCTTCAAAGAATATGAGAATTTCGAATATGTGCAGATGGCTAATTTGTCCACCATTGAAAAAAGGATGCTTATCGAGAAACATTTAATCAGTCCAGTGCTTTTGAAACGCACAGGTACATCAGCAATGCTGATTTCTGAGAATGAACAAGTATCCATCATGGTAAATGAAGAAGATCATATTCGACTGCAGCTTTATCTTCCAGGTTTTCAACTAGAGGAAACATTGAACCGAGCCTTTGAGCTTGATGATTGGTTGGAGCAAAAGATTGACTATGCATATGATGAAAAATGGGGCTATCTATCAAGCTGCCCAACGAATGCTGGTACTGGAATGAGAGCTTCTGTCATGATGCATTTGCCGGGTCTTGTTATTACGAGGCAGGTTAATCGCCTTATTCCCGCAATTAACCAACTTGGCCTTGTTGTCCGTGGCTTGTATGGTGAGGGAAGTGAAGCAAGAGGGAACATATTCCAGATATCCAATCAGATTACGATGGGCAAGTCGGAAGCAGATATTGTTTCAGATCTCGAGAGCATCGTCCGGCAATTGATAGACCATGAAAGAAAAGCTCGAAAGCATCTGCAGGAACAATCAGGTATGCGGCTTGAGGACAGAATATTCAGATCATACGGGGTGCTTCAGCATAGCCGGATTCTTGATTCCAAGGAGGCTGCAAAATGCCTCTCAAATGTTCGACTAGGAATTGATTTGGGAATAATCAAGGAGATTTCCGGTCAAATATTGAATGAGTTAATGATCCTTACTCAACCAGGTTTCTTGCAGCATTATGCAGATGGCGTTCTTGCTGCAGAGGATCGGGATGTATTGCGGGCAACGCTTGTGCGTGAGCGCTTGTTAATGGAGAATTGAACTGGAGGAATGCGATATGATGTTTGGACGTTTTACGGAAAGAGCTCAAAAAGTACTGGCACTTTCTCAGGAAGAGGCTGTCAGGCTCGGCCATAATAATATCGGGACAGAACATATTCTGCTCGGACTGATCCGCGAGGGTGAGGGAATAGCAGCTAAAGCATTGCAGTCACTCGGACTCGAGGCAGAGAAGATTCAGGAAGAAGTAGAAGAGCTGATTGGCACTGGTCAGCAGTCAATGCAGACAATCCATTACACACCGAGGGCAAAAAAGGTCGTTGAGCTTTCACAGGATGAAGCTCGCAAGCTTGGCCATTCTTATGTCGGGACAGAACATATTCTGCTTGGGTTGATTCGCGAAGGTGAGGGTGTAGCAGCTCGTGTGCTGAACAATCTTGGAGTAAGCTTGAACAAAGCACGCCAACAAGTTTTGCAGCTTCTTGGCAGCAATGAATCACAAGCTGGAAGACAAGGGCGCAATCAGGCAGCTACAGCAAGCACACCAACCCTAGATTCTTTGGCGAAGGACCTTACTGCAAGCGCACGTGACGGCAAGGTCGATCCGGTTATTGGCCGTGACAAGGAAATAGAGCGTGTCATTCAGGTGCTCAGCCGCCGTACGAAGAATAATCCTGTACTTATTGGAGAACCAGGTGTTGGTAAAACAGCTGTTGCTGAAGGTCTCGCTCAGCAGATCGTCGATAATGAAGTTCCTGAAACGCTTCGTGATAAGCGTGTCATGACACTCGATATGGGTACTGTTGTAGCTGGAACTAAATATCGCGGTGAATTTGAAGATCGTCTCAAGAAAGTGATGGAGGAGATTCGCCAGGCAGGCAATGTCATTCTGTTCATTGACGAATTGCATACATTAATTGGGGCTGGCGGAGCTGAAGGTGCTATTGATGCATCAAACATCTTGAAGCCTGCTCTATCACGAGGGGAAATTCAGTGTATCGGTGCGACTACATTAGAAGAGTACCGCAAATATATTGAAAAAGATGCAGCACTTGAACGTCGTTTCCAGCCAATTCAGGTTGATGAGCCAACAGTTGAGGAAACGATTCAGATTCTTAAAGGACTTCGTGATCGTTATGAGGCCCATCATCGTGTGAAAATTACAGACGAAGCAATTGAGGCGGCTGCGAACTTGTCAGAGCGTTATATAACTGAGCGCTTCCTTCCGGATAAAGCAATCGACCTGATTGATGAGGCTGGTTCTAAAGTACGGCTTAAGTCGTATACAATTCCACCAAACTTAAAGGAATTGGAGCAGAATCTAGATTCAGTTCGCAAGGAGAAGGACGCAGCTGTTCAGAGCCAGGAATTTGAAAAAGCTGCTTCATTGCGGGATTCTGAACAACGACTTCGTGAAGAACTTGAAGAAACAAAGAACGAATGGAAAGAAAAACAGGGCCAGGAAAATACAGAGGTCACTGTTGATGATATCGCAAGTGTCGTTTCTATCTGGACAGGAATTCCAGTTGCTAAGATGACAAAGGATGAAAGTGATCGTCTTCTCAGCATGGAGGAAACACTTCATAACCGTGTTATCGGGCAAGGTGAGGCAGTTACTGCAATTTCTAAAGCAATCCGAAGAGCGCGTGCGGGCCTTAAAGATCCAAAGCGACCAATTGGCTCGTTCATTTTCCTAGGTCCGACAGGGGTTGGGAAAACAGAGCTTGCGAGAGCTCTTGCCGAAGTTATGTTTGCTGATGAAGATGCCATGATTCGAGTTGATATGTCCGAGTATATGGAGAAGCACTCGACTTCGCGTCTTGTAGGTTCACCTCCTGGATATGTCGGTTATGAAGAGGGTGGCCAGCTTACAGAGAAAGTACGCCGCAAGCCATACTCTGTTGTGCTACTCGATGAGATTGAAAAAGCGCATCCAGAAGTATTTAACATCCTGCTCCAAGTACTTGAAGATGGTCGTCTGACGGATTCCAAGGGCCGTGTCGTAGACTTCCGTAATACAGTCATTATTATGACTTCCAATGTGGGAGCAAGTGAGCTGAAGCGGAATAAATTTGTCGGCTTTAATGTAGGAGACGAAGCGCAAGATCACAAGGATATGAAGTCTAAAGTGATGGGTGAGCTGAAGAAGACATTCCGTCCTGAATTCCTGAATCGTATCGACGAGATCATTGTGTTCCATTCACTTGAGAAGAAACATATGAAGGATATTGTGACATTGATGATCGACCAATTGCAGAAGCGTCTGCATGAGCAGGAAATCGACTTCACATTGACGGATAAAGCTATCGATAAGATTGTTGAAGATGGTTATGATCCTGACTATGGAGCTCGTCCGCTTCGTCGTTCTTTACAGAAGAACATCGAAGACCTGCTCTCCGAAGAGTTGCTGAAAGGATCTTTGAACAAAGGTGAAAAGGCAAAAATTGGACTGAGCAAAAAAGGTGAATTTACTGTACTCCCTTAAAAATTGGGAAAAGCCGGCAGATTTCGACACTGTCGGCTTTTCATATGTCTGCATATGGCGGATATTGAAAAAGGATTGTAATTTTTCGGCGGTGATTTTTCTATATAATGGATATATGGTGAAAGGGTGAAAAAAAGATTGGCCAAGCGTAAAACAAAGTTTGCATGTCAGGAATGTGGTTATGAATCTGCTAAATGGATGGGCAAATGTCCAGGGTGCGGTAAATGGAACACTTTTGTAGAAGAAGTAGAAATGACAGGAGCCTCTGCCAGTCGCCATACGTTTGGTTTTGGGCGTGATCAGTCCTTCAAAAGCAAACCTGAGAAAATTACGGCTATCGAGTCTGAGAAGGAACCTCGTGTCAAAACAGCCATGCCGGAATTCAACCGAGTCCTAGGTGGTGGTATTGTACCAGGTTCTCTTGTCTTGGTTGGGGGCGACCCGGGAATTGGCAAGTCCACACTTTTGCTTCAGATTTCTGCCCAGCTGGCAGATAAGGAGTTATCGGTTCTCTATATTTCTGGTGAGGAATCAGTAAGACAGACAAAATTGCGTGCAGATCGACTCGATATCGGCTCAGATCAGCTATATGTTCTGGCGGAAACGAATCTGTTTGATATTGCAAAACAAATTGAAGAGATCAAGCCGTCGTTCGTTGTAATTGATTCAATCCAGACAATTTTTAAAGAAGAAGTGACAAGTGCACCTGGTAGCGTATCTCAAGTCCGAGAGTGTACAGGTGAATTAATGAAAATCGCTAAGATGAATGGTATCCCAATTTTCATTGTCGGTCATGTTACAAAAGAAGGGTCTATTGCCGGACCGCGTATATTGGAACATATGGTGGATGCTGTACTTTACTTTGAAGGAGAAAGACATCACACTTACAGGATCCTCCGAAGCGTTAAAAACCGTTTTGGCAGTACGAACGAGATGGGAATCTTTGAGATGAAGGAAGAGGGTTTGAGAGAAGTGCTCAACCCGTCAGAGATTTTCCTGGAGGAGCGTTCTCAAGGAGCGGCAGGATCAACAATTGTTGCATCCATGGAAGGTACACGGCCTGTACTTGTCGAGATTCAGGCATTGATTTCGCCGACAAGCTTTGGAAACCCACGCCGAATGGCCACTGGGGTGGATCATAACCGAGTACCGCTGCTGATGGCTGTGCTTGAGAAACGTGTAGGGCTCATGCTGCAAAATCAGGATGCATATATTAAAGTAGCGGGCGGTGTAAAGCTTGATGAACCAGCAATAGACCTTGCCATAGCAGTTGCGATTGCTTCAAGCTTCCGAGATCAGCCAACAGAGCCACAGGATATTTTCATTGGCGAGGTTGGATTAACAGGAGAAATCCGCCGTGTCTCAAGAATTGAGCAACGAGTCCAGGAAGCGGCGAAACTTGGATTCAAACGTGTAATTTGCCCTGCGAAGAACCTGGAGGGCTGGACAGTACCGAACAATTTACAAGTAGTCGGGGTGAACTCTGTCCGTGAAGCTCTCGACGTTGGGCTTGGCAAGTAAAGTTGGGCAATAAAGAAGGGATTTTGTCCGAAATAAGGCAGTTTTGTAAAATCCAAGTAACTTAAATGGGATTGGCCTGTTTAAAATTGACTGGGAAAAATCGCTATGTTATGTTTTAGTGGATAAACTTTAAAAATAACAGATTAGTGTTTAATCATAAAGGGAATTATATATATGCTGGGAGGTGACGATTATGCTAAAAAAGATAGTACACTTGTTCTTTATTGTGCTTGGCGGGATGATGGGTTACTTATATCTCCCTGCTGTAGCGACACTTGCCGGACTCGGTGATTCACGTATTGCGACTTCTTCAATCTTTGGATGCATTGTCGGCGCTATTATTCTTTTTCTTCTCTCTTATTTTGTTGCGGACTATTTGGTCGATTTCTTCAAATGGGTGGAAGACGGACTTATTCGAATTCCGGCTGCGGATCTTTTCTTTGGGACGATCGGTCTCATCCTAGGCCTTGTCGTTGCTTTTCTAATCACGATTCCGCTTCAGGAAATCAAGTTTCGTATATTTTCTCAAGTACTGCCAATCTTTATTACCATTTTGGCAGGGTATATGGGCTTCCAGGTCGGGTTCCGGAGACGTGATGAGTTTACGAATCTGCTGAATCGAAAAGAAAGAAGACGGACGAAAGAAGAACATCAAGAAGAACAGAGGGAAATGGCAGGTGCTCAGCCTAAGCCTAAAATTCTTGATACGAGTGTCATCATTGACGGGCGTATCGCGGATATCTGTCAGACGAGTTTCCTTGAAGGGACGATTGTAATTCCTCAATTCGTGCTTGGTGAACTGCAGCATATTGCGGATTCATCCGATGCATTGAAGAGAAATCGGGGACGCAGAGGCCTCGATATTCTGAATCGTATCCAAAAAGAGCTGCCGATTCATGTTGAAATCTACGAAGGCGATTTTGAGGAAATTGCTGAAGTGGACAGTAAGCTTATTAAGCTGGCAAAAGTTATGGATGGTATCGTTGTTACAAATGACTTCAATCTGAATAAGGTTTGTGACTTCCAGGGTGTACCTGTATTGAACATTAATGATTTAGCCAATGCAGTTAAGCCTGTCGTGCTTCCTGGAGAACAGTTAGAAGTTCAGGTCATCAAAGATGGCAAGGAACACAATCAGGGTGTTGCCTATCTTGACGATGGTACGATGATTGTCGTGGAAGAAGGTAAAGAGTATATCGGTAAAACAATCAAAGTGTTGATTACAAGCGTACTGCAGACTTCTGCCGGCCGGATGATCTTCGCCAAGCCGAAATTACTTGAAAAAGCCCAGTAAATTCGGTATAACTTAATAGGATAAACAAAAAGTGATAACATA is a window from the Aciduricibacillus chroicocephali genome containing:
- a CDS encoding MgtC/SapB family protein codes for the protein MTFISEHFFTMVARLLLILLLSGLIGFERELKNHSAGFRTHILVGIGSCLMMLLSLYGFKDFLDFDYVRYDPARIPSYVVSGVGFLGAGTIMVYGGTIRGLTTAASIWAVAGLGLVVGAGMYDIAVITTIIILLSLVFLNNLEKLFVRSISVHVLEIIVTNDFKADEFVRLMRKQEIDIQNIEFAKSDTELRRIFVKIKPSDRDSLTMFMNDASQLLGVENITRRV
- a CDS encoding CtsR family transcriptional regulator codes for the protein MSNISNIIEQYLKQVLQAQEQKMIEIKRSEIADRFQCVPSQINYVINTRFTAEKGYIVESKRGGGGYIRIIRIEHEDQAALIDDVIGMIGDSVSQQAAVDVLERLAEEEVISPREARIMLSAVERNTLSFQLPLRDEVRARILKAMLSALKYMNES
- a CDS encoding UvrB/UvrC motif-containing protein, which codes for MECQDCHERDATLHFAQSVNGQKKEVHLCEQCAKERGYLSGQEDGYSLQDLLFGLFNMEPASQKTEPVSQKEPTRCPKCGMSFTEFKRIGKFGCAECYYTFSDKLDPVFRRVHSGNIRHQGKIPKRKGGSLHIKKQILGLRSELQHLIEQENFEEAAEVRDEIRALERKQTEHREAGDER
- a CDS encoding protein arginine kinase, which codes for MSLNHFIDEALSPWMREEGPDSDIVMSSRIRLARNFSDVVFPIIADERELRRVTDFIGNEFADKSFKEYENFEYVQMANLSTIEKRMLIEKHLISPVLLKRTGTSAMLISENEQVSIMVNEEDHIRLQLYLPGFQLEETLNRAFELDDWLEQKIDYAYDEKWGYLSSCPTNAGTGMRASVMMHLPGLVITRQVNRLIPAINQLGLVVRGLYGEGSEARGNIFQISNQITMGKSEADIVSDLESIVRQLIDHERKARKHLQEQSGMRLEDRIFRSYGVLQHSRILDSKEAAKCLSNVRLGIDLGIIKEISGQILNELMILTQPGFLQHYADGVLAAEDRDVLRATLVRERLLMEN
- the clpC gene encoding ATP-dependent protease ATP-binding subunit ClpC; its protein translation is MMFGRFTERAQKVLALSQEEAVRLGHNNIGTEHILLGLIREGEGIAAKALQSLGLEAEKIQEEVEELIGTGQQSMQTIHYTPRAKKVVELSQDEARKLGHSYVGTEHILLGLIREGEGVAARVLNNLGVSLNKARQQVLQLLGSNESQAGRQGRNQAATASTPTLDSLAKDLTASARDGKVDPVIGRDKEIERVIQVLSRRTKNNPVLIGEPGVGKTAVAEGLAQQIVDNEVPETLRDKRVMTLDMGTVVAGTKYRGEFEDRLKKVMEEIRQAGNVILFIDELHTLIGAGGAEGAIDASNILKPALSRGEIQCIGATTLEEYRKYIEKDAALERRFQPIQVDEPTVEETIQILKGLRDRYEAHHRVKITDEAIEAAANLSERYITERFLPDKAIDLIDEAGSKVRLKSYTIPPNLKELEQNLDSVRKEKDAAVQSQEFEKAASLRDSEQRLREELEETKNEWKEKQGQENTEVTVDDIASVVSIWTGIPVAKMTKDESDRLLSMEETLHNRVIGQGEAVTAISKAIRRARAGLKDPKRPIGSFIFLGPTGVGKTELARALAEVMFADEDAMIRVDMSEYMEKHSTSRLVGSPPGYVGYEEGGQLTEKVRRKPYSVVLLDEIEKAHPEVFNILLQVLEDGRLTDSKGRVVDFRNTVIIMTSNVGASELKRNKFVGFNVGDEAQDHKDMKSKVMGELKKTFRPEFLNRIDEIIVFHSLEKKHMKDIVTLMIDQLQKRLHEQEIDFTLTDKAIDKIVEDGYDPDYGARPLRRSLQKNIEDLLSEELLKGSLNKGEKAKIGLSKKGEFTVLP
- the radA gene encoding DNA repair protein RadA, with protein sequence MAKRKTKFACQECGYESAKWMGKCPGCGKWNTFVEEVEMTGASASRHTFGFGRDQSFKSKPEKITAIESEKEPRVKTAMPEFNRVLGGGIVPGSLVLVGGDPGIGKSTLLLQISAQLADKELSVLYISGEESVRQTKLRADRLDIGSDQLYVLAETNLFDIAKQIEEIKPSFVVIDSIQTIFKEEVTSAPGSVSQVRECTGELMKIAKMNGIPIFIVGHVTKEGSIAGPRILEHMVDAVLYFEGERHHTYRILRSVKNRFGSTNEMGIFEMKEEGLREVLNPSEIFLEERSQGAAGSTIVASMEGTRPVLVEIQALISPTSFGNPRRMATGVDHNRVPLLMAVLEKRVGLMLQNQDAYIKVAGGVKLDEPAIDLAIAVAIASSFRDQPTEPQDIFIGEVGLTGEIRRVSRIEQRVQEAAKLGFKRVICPAKNLEGWTVPNNLQVVGVNSVREALDVGLGK
- a CDS encoding PIN/TRAM domain-containing protein, which codes for MLKKIVHLFFIVLGGMMGYLYLPAVATLAGLGDSRIATSSIFGCIVGAIILFLLSYFVADYLVDFFKWVEDGLIRIPAADLFFGTIGLILGLVVAFLITIPLQEIKFRIFSQVLPIFITILAGYMGFQVGFRRRDEFTNLLNRKERRRTKEEHQEEQREMAGAQPKPKILDTSVIIDGRIADICQTSFLEGTIVIPQFVLGELQHIADSSDALKRNRGRRGLDILNRIQKELPIHVEIYEGDFEEIAEVDSKLIKLAKVMDGIVVTNDFNLNKVCDFQGVPVLNINDLANAVKPVVLPGEQLEVQVIKDGKEHNQGVAYLDDGTMIVVEEGKEYIGKTIKVLITSVLQTSAGRMIFAKPKLLEKAQ